One window from the genome of Faecalibacterium sp. HTF-F encodes:
- a CDS encoding CpsD/CapB family tyrosine-protein kinase codes for MKQLKITKFPALDYAGNEAFNTLSTNLSFAGASVKKIMITSCHATEGKSYLSMNLMRTLAQRGLKVALVDADLRRSTINSDYGLKYEDGRSDGKGLSHFLAGMVGMDEVIYQTDIPNAIMVPVGRDVPNPLALLTNSHFAELLDMLARMADYVIVDAPPVGVVIDAAEIAKACDGTLIAVNYNDVSRQELLDVKQQIEQTGCPILGTVLNQVDYDNYMGRKYYKSYSKYGKYGYYKKYYKRSHEAEKK; via the coding sequence ATGAAACAGCTGAAGATCACAAAATTTCCGGCTCTGGATTATGCGGGAAATGAAGCCTTTAATACCCTGAGCACCAACCTCTCCTTTGCAGGTGCGAGTGTCAAAAAGATTATGATCACCAGCTGCCATGCTACAGAGGGCAAGAGCTATCTGTCCATGAACCTGATGCGCACGCTGGCACAGCGCGGCCTCAAGGTAGCGCTGGTGGACGCAGACCTGCGCCGCAGCACGATCAACAGTGACTACGGCCTGAAATATGAGGATGGCCGCAGCGACGGCAAAGGCCTCTCCCATTTTCTGGCCGGTATGGTGGGCATGGATGAGGTCATCTACCAGACTGACATCCCCAACGCGATCATGGTGCCGGTGGGCCGCGATGTGCCCAACCCGCTGGCGCTGCTGACCAACAGCCATTTTGCCGAACTGCTGGATATGCTGGCCAGAATGGCAGATTACGTCATTGTGGACGCACCCCCGGTGGGCGTGGTCATCGATGCGGCAGAGATCGCCAAGGCATGTGACGGTACCCTGATCGCAGTGAACTACAACGATGTGAGCCGTCAGGAGCTGCTGGACGTGAAGCAGCAGATCGAGCAGACCGGCTGCCCCATTCTGGGCACGGTGCTCAATCAGGTGGACTACGACAACTATATGGGCCGCAAGTACTACAAATCCTACTCAAAGTATGGGAAGTACGGCTATTACAAAAAGTATTATAAGCGGAGCCACGAAGCGGAAAAGAAATGA
- a CDS encoding response regulator — protein MKILVVDDGQLAINSLVRILCRVAPDCDYISAMTTEDALTWMRQGPMDAAFLNLEMPGMNGLGLARMIQKLQPRCNIIVVTEHPEYALEALQIFVSGFLLKPANEDDVKNVLKHLRYPPEDGPAGVKIQCFGNFEIFVNGRTLAFKRSKSKELLAYLVDRNGATCTNGEMLAVLWEDKPDTASLHSHLRNLIFDLSHALEDAGVTGLLIRGRSTLAIDTGKVDCDYYNFLKGDRSAINSYRGEYMTQYSWAEVTRSALRQQASAQKTASIPSYYAPTEF, from the coding sequence ATGAAGATATTGGTCGTCGATGACGGACAGCTTGCGATCAACTCGCTGGTCCGCATCCTGTGCCGTGTTGCACCCGACTGTGATTATATCAGCGCCATGACCACCGAAGACGCTCTGACATGGATGCGTCAGGGGCCTATGGATGCTGCCTTCCTGAATCTGGAAATGCCCGGCATGAACGGGCTTGGTTTGGCGCGCATGATCCAGAAGCTGCAGCCGCGCTGCAACATCATTGTGGTGACAGAGCATCCGGAATATGCGCTGGAAGCGCTGCAGATCTTCGTCAGCGGCTTTCTGCTCAAGCCCGCAAACGAGGATGATGTCAAGAATGTGCTGAAGCATCTGCGCTACCCGCCGGAGGATGGCCCGGCAGGCGTCAAGATCCAATGCTTCGGCAATTTTGAGATCTTCGTCAATGGGCGCACACTGGCCTTCAAGCGCAGCAAGAGCAAAGAGCTGCTGGCCTATCTGGTGGACCGCAACGGTGCCACCTGTACCAACGGTGAAATGCTGGCGGTGCTGTGGGAGGACAAGCCCGATACCGCATCCCTGCACAGCCATCTGCGCAACCTGATCTTTGACCTGAGCCATGCGCTGGAAGATGCAGGCGTTACCGGCCTGCTCATCCGCGGCCGCAGCACACTGGCCATCGATACGGGCAAGGTGGACTGCGATTACTACAACTTCCTGAAGGGGGACCGCTCGGCCATCAATTCCTACCGGGGCGAGTATATGACCCAGTATTCCTGGGCAGAGGTGACCCGCTCGGCGCTGCGCCAGCAGGCAAGCGCCCAGAAAACGGCGTCCATTCCCAGCTATTACGCGCCGACCGAATTTTGA
- a CDS encoding LCP family protein — MNTKKQYRAAAAALAVLVLAALLLFAGGSWLEKRSRKPETRTELPQAEQETVELNGHTYKKRDGLTTILVMGVDHETQESYAYRQAGQADFLRLIVLDSNNKTVQQLQIDRDTITPVTVLGVMGDRYEPVEQQICVGYGFGDGRQTSCEVTVEAVENLLGGQTVDQYLSMGLDGISTLNDLAGGITVTLEDDFSAIDPAMTKGTTLTLHGDQAETFVRTRRSIGVGTNEARMARQEQYIQKLATQLDAEVKQNQNFVLTAYDAMEPYLYTNIPRGQLANEVWAAKDYERMDTIKPEGTHEIGADGFMEFYPDAASLQQAVLQLFYEQVE, encoded by the coding sequence TTGAACACAAAAAAACAATATCGCGCTGCTGCTGCGGCGCTGGCTGTACTGGTGCTGGCGGCTTTGCTGCTTTTTGCAGGCGGCAGCTGGCTGGAAAAGCGCAGCCGGAAACCGGAGACCCGGACGGAGCTGCCGCAGGCAGAGCAGGAGACCGTGGAACTGAACGGCCATACCTACAAAAAGCGTGACGGGCTTACGACCATTCTTGTAATGGGCGTGGATCATGAAACGCAGGAGTCCTATGCATACCGGCAGGCCGGTCAGGCGGATTTCCTCCGGTTGATCGTGCTGGACAGTAACAACAAGACGGTGCAGCAGTTGCAGATCGACCGTGACACGATCACGCCGGTGACAGTGCTGGGCGTTATGGGGGATCGGTATGAGCCGGTGGAGCAGCAGATCTGTGTGGGCTATGGCTTTGGCGATGGACGCCAGACCAGCTGCGAGGTCACAGTGGAAGCTGTGGAAAATCTGCTGGGCGGACAGACGGTCGATCAGTACCTTTCCATGGGTCTGGATGGCATTTCAACACTGAATGACTTGGCGGGCGGCATTACCGTTACGCTGGAGGATGATTTCTCCGCCATCGATCCGGCTATGACCAAGGGCACGACCCTGACGCTGCATGGAGACCAGGCAGAGACCTTTGTCCGTACCCGCCGCAGCATCGGCGTTGGCACCAATGAGGCCCGCATGGCCCGGCAGGAACAGTATATCCAGAAGCTTGCCACACAGCTGGATGCTGAAGTAAAGCAGAACCAGAACTTTGTGCTCACGGCTTACGACGCAATGGAACCGTATCTCTATACGAACATCCCGCGCGGCCAGCTGGCAAATGAAGTGTGGGCGGCAAAGGATTATGAGCGGATGGATACAATCAAGCCGGAAGGCACCCATGAGATCGGTGCCGATGGCTTTATGGAGTTCTATCCGGATGCTGCAAGCCTGCAGCAGGCTGTATTGCAGCTTTTCTATGAACAGGTTGAATAA
- a CDS encoding YveK family protein has translation MQQDTFVKERTALAVQQEQGEDTIDLLELFMGLLAHWTLIAATAVVGAVLMALYTFFLVTPMYKATATIYVVSRNDSVLNFSDLQVGSELTSDYIKVFEMWEVHEKVISNLNLNYTYTNMASMLSVTNTSDTRMLDITVTNPDPEEAAAIANEYADVGAKYISEKMKTDEPTLMSSARVPENPFSPNKAKNILMGFVVGFVLACAVVVLRTMLDDTYKSADDIRKYTGMVVLASIPLADAGEQPKEKSEFKRRTKRFADDIRRRVGGSSGRKA, from the coding sequence GTGCAGCAAGATACTTTTGTGAAGGAGCGCACAGCTTTAGCGGTACAGCAGGAACAGGGAGAAGACACCATTGATCTGCTGGAACTGTTCATGGGTCTGCTGGCCCACTGGACGCTCATTGCAGCCACGGCTGTGGTGGGTGCCGTACTGATGGCGCTTTATACGTTTTTTCTGGTAACGCCGATGTACAAGGCAACGGCTACCATCTATGTGGTCAGCCGCAATGATTCGGTGCTGAACTTCTCCGACCTGCAGGTCGGCAGTGAGCTGACCAGCGATTACATCAAGGTCTTTGAAATGTGGGAAGTCCACGAAAAGGTCATCAGCAACCTGAACCTGAATTATACCTACACCAATATGGCCAGTATGCTGTCTGTCACCAACACCAGCGACACCCGTATGCTGGATATCACGGTCACGAACCCGGACCCGGAAGAAGCGGCAGCGATCGCAAACGAGTATGCGGATGTGGGCGCAAAGTACATCTCGGAAAAGATGAAGACGGACGAGCCCACCCTGATGTCTTCTGCGCGCGTGCCGGAGAATCCGTTCAGCCCCAACAAGGCCAAGAACATCCTGATGGGCTTTGTAGTGGGCTTTGTGCTGGCCTGCGCCGTGGTGGTGCTGCGGACCATGCTGGATGATACCTACAAGTCTGCTGATGATATCCGCAAGTATACCGGCATGGTCGTGCTGGCATCGATCCCGCTGGCCGACGCCGGCGAACAGCCGAAAGAGAAAAGCGAGTTCAAGCGCCGCACCAAGCGATTTGCCGATGATATCCGCCGCCGTGTGGGCGGCAGCTCCGGGAGGAAAGCATGA
- a CDS encoding FAD:protein FMN transferase, protein MKTRANRLVSMLLAGALCLSLLAACAPKKKELTRYSTIFYDVFDTVTQVIAYCESEEVFKTQMDALHADLVTYNQLYDIYNDYPGVTNVKTINDNAGKAPVEVDDRILSMLELADQMYATTNGKLNIAMGSVLNIWHNYREAAEATETDADNKLPGMDELEAAAQHCDINNVIIDEDAKTVYLADPDMRLDVGSVGKGYAVEMACQAAEARGLTSALVSVGGNLRAIGTKPDGSQWTGGVENPWNASDLYTASSMLSGAINMSDMALVTSGDYQRYFVVDGKRYHHLIDPDTLFPSTYFNGVTVLCSDSGLADCLTTGLFCQPLEDGLKIVESLDGVEAMWCTPDQQIITSSGWDAHLKN, encoded by the coding sequence ATGAAGACCCGTGCAAACCGTTTGGTCAGCATGCTGCTGGCCGGTGCGCTCTGCCTGAGCCTGCTGGCCGCTTGTGCCCCCAAAAAGAAGGAGCTGACCCGCTACTCCACCATTTTTTACGATGTGTTCGACACCGTAACGCAGGTGATCGCCTATTGTGAGAGCGAAGAGGTGTTCAAGACCCAGATGGACGCGCTGCACGCAGACCTTGTCACCTACAATCAGCTGTACGACATCTACAACGATTACCCCGGCGTGACCAACGTGAAGACCATCAACGACAACGCCGGCAAGGCCCCCGTGGAGGTGGATGACCGCATCCTTTCCATGCTGGAGCTGGCCGACCAGATGTACGCCACCACCAACGGCAAGCTGAACATCGCCATGGGCAGCGTGCTGAACATCTGGCACAACTACCGCGAAGCGGCCGAGGCCACCGAGACCGATGCGGACAACAAGCTGCCCGGCATGGACGAGCTGGAAGCTGCCGCCCAGCACTGCGACATCAACAATGTCATCATCGACGAGGACGCCAAGACCGTCTATCTGGCCGACCCGGACATGCGGCTGGACGTGGGCAGCGTGGGCAAGGGCTATGCCGTGGAAATGGCATGTCAGGCAGCCGAGGCCCGCGGCCTGACCAGCGCTCTGGTGAGTGTGGGCGGCAATCTGCGTGCCATCGGCACAAAGCCGGACGGCAGCCAGTGGACCGGCGGTGTGGAAAACCCGTGGAACGCTTCCGACCTGTACACCGCCAGTTCCATGCTGAGCGGTGCCATCAACATGAGCGATATGGCCCTTGTGACCAGCGGCGACTACCAGCGCTACTTTGTGGTGGACGGCAAGCGCTATCACCACCTGATCGACCCGGACACCCTGTTCCCTTCCACCTACTTCAATGGTGTGACCGTGCTGTGCAGTGACTCCGGTCTGGCCGACTGCCTGACCACCGGCCTGTTCTGCCAGCCGCTGGAGGACGGGCTGAAGATCGTGGAAAGTCTGGACGGCGTGGAAGCCATGTGGTGCACACCGGATCAGCAGATCATTACCTCCTCCGGCTGGGATGCCCATTTGAAAAACTAA
- a CDS encoding DUF3783 domain-containing protein, protein MKAHIARNQNAGVPLALGWNLSNADRGKLEGMAPAFGMKLLPVSPADAGKTVAQLLGEVETRTARTLVLEPGAYPPALVLANFKDKDVDTLLDLMKQAQVNIPLKAVVTPSNRSWVFGDLLAHLQEEHAAVTAAKENQTL, encoded by the coding sequence ATGAAAGCACATATCGCACGCAACCAGAACGCCGGTGTGCCGCTGGCGCTGGGCTGGAATCTTTCCAATGCCGACCGCGGCAAGCTGGAGGGCATGGCCCCCGCCTTTGGCATGAAGCTGCTGCCCGTGTCCCCTGCGGATGCCGGCAAGACCGTCGCCCAGCTGCTGGGCGAGGTGGAGACCAGAACCGCCCGCACGCTGGTGCTGGAACCGGGTGCCTATCCCCCGGCACTGGTGCTGGCAAACTTCAAGGATAAGGATGTGGACACCCTGCTGGACCTGATGAAGCAGGCACAGGTGAACATCCCGCTCAAGGCCGTGGTCACTCCCTCCAACCGCAGCTGGGTGTTCGGCGACCTGCTGGCCCACCTGCAGGAGGAGCACGCAGCCGTTACCGCCGCAAAGGAGAACCAGACCCTATGA
- a CDS encoding CpsB/CapC family capsule biosynthesis tyrosine phosphatase: MSGFTDYHAHFVYGVDDGAQTREEMYAMLDAAAADGVRHLFATSHSTPGMERFPQEVYDRHLALARAYCTQKGYDLKLEHGAELLYTPAAGYAAVQHQLLTLGDTGWVLLEFVPNITAKELETALQEITGAGYRILVAHIERYPCLVQHGLLARLHEQYRLRCQINCSAVLDSGFWQRMRLEHWVKAGLVDTVSSDAHNCTSRPTRMRQTYEQLCSHVGETTAQKLTGLDGTEYLV, encoded by the coding sequence ATGAGCGGCTTTACGGATTATCATGCGCACTTCGTCTACGGCGTGGACGATGGTGCGCAGACCAGAGAAGAAATGTATGCCATGCTGGATGCAGCGGCAGCAGACGGTGTGCGGCACCTGTTTGCTACCTCGCACAGTACGCCGGGCATGGAACGCTTCCCGCAGGAAGTCTATGACCGGCATCTGGCTCTGGCCCGCGCATACTGCACACAAAAAGGCTACGACCTGAAGCTGGAGCACGGCGCTGAGCTGCTGTATACCCCTGCGGCGGGATATGCGGCAGTCCAGCACCAGCTGCTGACCTTGGGAGATACCGGCTGGGTGCTGCTGGAGTTTGTGCCGAACATAACGGCAAAGGAGCTGGAAACGGCTCTGCAGGAGATCACGGGTGCGGGCTACCGCATTCTGGTGGCCCACATTGAGCGGTATCCCTGCCTTGTGCAGCACGGCTTGCTGGCCCGCCTGCATGAGCAGTACCGGCTGCGCTGTCAGATCAACTGCTCGGCTGTGCTGGACAGCGGCTTCTGGCAGCGGATGCGGCTGGAGCACTGGGTCAAGGCGGGGCTGGTGGACACGGTCTCTTCCGATGCACACAACTGCACCTCCCGCCCGACCCGGATGCGGCAGACCTATGAGCAGCTGTGCAGCCATGTGGGAGAAACCACGGCACAAAAATTGACAGGGTTGGACGGCACGGAATATCTTGTATAA